From a region of the Paenibacillus sp. FSL R10-2734 genome:
- a CDS encoding FAD-dependent oxidoreductase, with translation MRLNSGNTPWRSTLQDPPTYPALEDTVYCDCLVVGAGIGGAMASYRLSLNGADTVLIEKSQVGYGSSHANTGLLQISNDKSLTSCMNTFGQKNGLLFYHLCQAAVRNILDLASKLDIDSQIIPRSSLLYASTPSDVSALREEYENLVANGFDSEFWDEKRIALVYSFSKPAALYSRSDAEANPYRLVHSLIAKAAKNGVRVYEQTEAKHYEFTEDGVICHTENGRIIAKKVIFAMGYETQEFKKDRGAKLINTYAVMTKPLKEFPKWYEHSLLWETARPYLYFRTTPEGRIIVGGKDEPLTDAEHRDIRVISQSQRLLEELEALFPEIKGIELEYSWGAVFGSTYDGLPYIGAHPRFPHCYFIEGYGGNGTVYSMIAAELLTDTIAGKHRPELDLFSLTRSAKPSPSQESDVIEQS, from the coding sequence ATGAGACTAAATAGTGGTAACACCCCTTGGAGAAGCACTTTACAAGACCCTCCAACTTATCCAGCTTTAGAGGATACCGTTTACTGTGATTGTCTGGTTGTAGGCGCCGGAATAGGTGGGGCAATGGCATCCTATCGATTGTCCTTAAACGGTGCTGATACTGTTCTGATCGAAAAAAGCCAGGTCGGATATGGAAGCTCGCATGCCAATACAGGGCTACTACAAATATCTAACGATAAATCGTTAACCTCATGTATGAACACTTTTGGACAAAAGAACGGCTTGCTCTTTTATCACTTATGCCAAGCAGCGGTTAGAAATATTCTGGATCTAGCATCCAAGCTCGATATCGATTCCCAAATCATTCCTCGCAGCAGCCTTTTATATGCCAGCACACCATCGGATGTATCTGCTCTGCGGGAAGAATATGAGAATCTCGTTGCTAACGGATTCGATTCTGAATTCTGGGACGAAAAAAGAATCGCTTTGGTGTATTCTTTTTCTAAACCAGCTGCGCTTTATTCACGTAGTGATGCAGAAGCCAACCCTTACCGGTTGGTTCACAGCCTGATCGCCAAGGCAGCTAAGAATGGTGTACGCGTATATGAGCAAACCGAAGCTAAACACTATGAGTTTACTGAAGATGGCGTGATTTGCCACACAGAGAATGGTCGTATTATTGCGAAGAAGGTCATTTTTGCAATGGGTTACGAAACACAGGAGTTTAAAAAAGACCGTGGCGCTAAGCTGATCAATACGTATGCTGTGATGACCAAACCTCTGAAGGAATTTCCGAAGTGGTATGAGCACAGTCTCCTCTGGGAAACTGCCCGGCCGTATTTGTATTTTCGAACAACACCGGAGGGACGTATTATTGTTGGGGGCAAAGATGAGCCATTGACGGATGCAGAGCACCGCGATATCCGAGTGATTTCTCAGAGTCAAAGACTACTGGAAGAGCTGGAGGCTTTGTTTCCTGAAATCAAAGGCATCGAGCTAGAGTATTCCTGGGGAGCTGTATTCGGCTCTACGTATGATGGGCTTCCGTATATCGGCGCTCATCCAAGGTTCCCTCATTGCTACTTCATCGAGGGCTATGGAGGCAATGGGACGGTATACAGCATGATTGCTGCGGAGTTATTAACGGATACGATTGCAGGTAAACATCGGCCGGAGCTTGATCTGTTCTCTTTGACACGATCAGCTAAACCTTCCCCTTCTCAGGAGTCGGACGTGATTGAGCAGAGCTGA
- a CDS encoding DUF350 domain-containing protein — MQGDIDLLLGHPLGALLGYFAVAILGLVIFLSIFEMVTKYNCWEEIRKGNLAVAMATGGKIFGICNVLRFSIESGVSIYETMKWSVVGFLLLLLAYFLFEFLTPVFSIDDEIAADNRAVGLIAMLISVSLSYVIGAALF, encoded by the coding sequence GTGCAAGGAGATATTGATCTTTTGCTGGGTCATCCGCTAGGTGCCTTGCTTGGCTATTTTGCAGTAGCGATTCTTGGGCTTGTTATATTCCTGTCTATTTTTGAAATGGTAACGAAATATAATTGCTGGGAAGAAATTCGCAAGGGGAACTTGGCAGTAGCCATGGCTACTGGCGGCAAAATCTTTGGGATTTGCAACGTGCTGCGTTTCAGTATTGAATCAGGTGTCTCGATTTATGAGACGATGAAGTGGTCGGTCGTCGGTTTTTTACTGCTGCTGCTTGCCTACTTTTTATTTGAATTCCTAACCCCTGTGTTCTCTATTGATGATGAGATCGCTGCGGATAACCGTGCTGTTGGGCTAATAGCGATGCTGATCTCGGTTTCGTTGTCTTATGTGATTGGTGCAGCTTTATTTTAA
- a CDS encoding endonuclease MutS2, which translates to MDDKILHTLEYRKILNKLMQYTQTSMGKLAAEQLRPSGDFEGVKKLLQATDEAANVDRLKGIPSFGGISDIRAALKRASIGGMLGTTELLAVGNTIGGARRVKRFLAAMHEEEKIELLFSLSDVLSEQKHVEDAIRLCIDENADVLDTASSELATIRRELRGGETRIREKLDSMIRSSSVAKMLQDQLVTIRGDRFVIPVKAEYRAHFGGIVHDQSGSGATLFIEPESIVAMNNKLRETRLREEREIEIILHRLTAFVADIAEEMTYDIDILGELDFIFSKARLARDMKATQPRMNDRGYLKLRKGRHPLIPAEHVVPLDVELGNQYSSIIVTGPNTGGKTVTLKTIGLLSLMSMSGLFIPAEEGSQMCVFDAIYADIGDEQSIEQSLSTFSSHMTNIISILRRMTPKSLILLDEVGAGTDPAEGSALAIAILEHIHRIECRMVATTHYSELKAYAYERKGVINASMEFDVQSLSPTYRLLIGVPGRSNAFAIAERLGLPGAILEHARGEVKEEDLRVEHMIASLEENRLGAEKEHERAERIRLEVEELRSRQQQELDKLESQRDKRLEKAEKDASAILEKARKEAAEIISDLRRLAMEEGASVKEHKLIEARRRLDEAEPSPRKKAVTRKTAKAPRTIGPGDEVKVDRLNQKGFVVELSGTKEALVQFGIMKMKVSLDELELLSSKATATPTPLRQATTVKRSRDENIRRELDLRGTNLEEAIMETDRFIDEAFLGNLGQISIIHGKGTGVLRTGIQEYLRKHRHVKSYRLGNYNEGGAGVTVAELQ; encoded by the coding sequence TTGGACGACAAAATTTTGCATACGCTTGAATATCGCAAGATTTTAAATAAATTAATGCAATATACGCAAACCTCAATGGGGAAATTGGCTGCGGAGCAGCTAAGGCCCTCCGGTGATTTTGAAGGCGTGAAGAAGCTGCTTCAAGCTACAGATGAAGCGGCTAATGTGGATCGCCTGAAGGGGATTCCTTCGTTTGGTGGGATAAGCGATATTCGAGCTGCACTAAAACGTGCATCTATAGGCGGAATGCTGGGAACAACGGAACTGCTGGCAGTGGGAAATACCATTGGTGGTGCACGTAGAGTCAAACGTTTTCTGGCAGCCATGCATGAGGAAGAGAAGATTGAGCTCCTGTTCTCACTGAGCGACGTCTTGTCGGAGCAAAAGCATGTAGAGGATGCCATCCGTTTATGTATAGACGAGAACGCAGATGTACTTGACACAGCTAGCTCTGAGCTGGCTACGATTCGCCGTGAATTACGCGGAGGAGAGACCAGAATTCGTGAGAAGCTGGATTCCATGATTCGTTCTTCTTCCGTAGCTAAAATGCTGCAGGATCAACTGGTAACGATTCGTGGTGATCGGTTTGTTATTCCTGTAAAAGCGGAGTATCGTGCGCACTTCGGCGGTATCGTACATGATCAGTCGGGATCAGGAGCGACTTTATTCATCGAGCCAGAGTCTATTGTGGCGATGAATAACAAGCTGCGTGAAACACGGCTGCGTGAAGAACGGGAGATCGAGATTATTTTGCACAGGTTGACAGCGTTTGTAGCTGATATAGCCGAAGAAATGACCTATGATATCGATATTTTAGGCGAGCTTGACTTCATCTTCTCTAAGGCCCGTCTGGCCCGAGATATGAAGGCTACACAGCCGCGCATGAATGACCGCGGCTATCTGAAGCTGCGCAAAGGACGGCATCCGCTTATTCCTGCGGAGCATGTGGTTCCTCTGGATGTGGAGCTGGGCAACCAATACAGCTCGATTATTGTAACCGGACCGAATACTGGTGGTAAAACCGTTACACTCAAGACCATAGGACTGCTCAGTCTAATGTCGATGTCTGGTTTGTTTATCCCTGCAGAGGAAGGCAGTCAGATGTGTGTATTTGATGCCATTTATGCAGATATTGGCGATGAACAGAGCATCGAGCAAAGTCTGAGTACATTCTCTAGCCATATGACGAATATTATTTCCATTCTGCGTAGAATGACTCCAAAGAGTCTTATCTTGCTTGATGAAGTAGGCGCAGGGACGGATCCCGCAGAGGGTTCCGCGCTGGCGATTGCCATTCTGGAGCATATCCACCGGATCGAATGCCGTATGGTCGCTACCACGCATTATAGCGAGCTGAAAGCTTACGCTTATGAGCGTAAAGGGGTCATTAATGCCAGTATGGAATTCGATGTCCAAAGTCTCAGCCCGACCTATCGCTTGCTGATTGGTGTTCCTGGACGAAGCAACGCCTTTGCAATTGCAGAGCGATTAGGTCTGCCAGGCGCGATTCTAGAGCATGCACGCGGCGAAGTGAAGGAAGAGGACCTGCGTGTGGAGCATATGATTGCTTCTCTCGAAGAGAATCGACTTGGAGCGGAAAAGGAGCATGAGCGAGCAGAGCGCATCCGCCTCGAAGTAGAAGAACTACGTAGCAGACAACAACAAGAGCTTGATAAGCTGGAAAGCCAGCGGGACAAACGTCTGGAGAAGGCGGAGAAAGATGCCAGCGCAATCTTGGAGAAAGCGCGTAAAGAAGCTGCAGAAATCATCAGTGACCTGCGCCGCTTGGCTATGGAAGAGGGCGCATCAGTAAAAGAGCATAAGCTGATTGAGGCACGGAGACGTCTAGACGAAGCGGAGCCTTCACCGCGTAAGAAAGCCGTTACTCGTAAGACTGCTAAGGCTCCGCGGACAATTGGTCCTGGTGATGAAGTGAAAGTAGACAGGTTAAATCAAAAGGGCTTTGTAGTGGAGCTAAGCGGTACTAAAGAAGCGTTAGTACAGTTTGGAATCATGAAGATGAAGGTAAGCCTGGATGAATTGGAGCTGCTCTCTTCGAAGGCTACGGCTACACCAACGCCTCTTCGGCAGGCGACAACCGTAAAACGTTCCCGTGACGAGAACATTCGTAGAGAACTGGATTTACGCGGTACGAACCTAGAGGAAGCTATAATGGAGACGGATCGTTTTATTGATGAAGCCTTCTTAGGTAACTTGGGCCAGATTTCCATCATTCATGGTAAAGGCACAGGTGTGCTCCGCACAGGGATTCAGGAATATTTGCGTAAGCACAGACACGTTAAGAGCTATAGACTTGGAAATTATAATGAAGGCGGCGCAGGCGTAACAGTGGCTGAGCTGCAATAG
- a CDS encoding phage holin family protein produces the protein MNFLSHVGRFIVAALVLMVVGWIVPQFSVGGFWSALILALVIALLGWVVEGIFGKKATPFGRGIVGFIVSALVIWVAQFVVSGVSVSVLGAILAALVIGIVDLFLPVSTPFEAAK, from the coding sequence GTGAATTTCTTGAGTCATGTAGGTCGTTTTATAGTTGCAGCGCTCGTTCTGATGGTTGTTGGTTGGATTGTTCCACAGTTCTCGGTTGGTGGTTTCTGGAGCGCTCTAATCCTTGCACTGGTGATTGCGTTACTCGGCTGGGTAGTCGAAGGAATCTTCGGCAAAAAAGCAACACCCTTCGGTCGCGGTATCGTCGGTTTTATCGTTAGTGCCTTGGTCATCTGGGTTGCCCAATTCGTAGTGAGTGGAGTCAGCGTATCCGTTCTCGGAGCCATCCTGGCGGCTCTGGTCATCGGTATTGTCGATTTGTTCTTGCCGGTATCCACTCCATTTGAGGCAGCCAAGTAA
- a CDS encoding GGDEF domain-containing protein, giving the protein MYFVLEPYVDGAQMTLMMPIMVALIYFDFKLLCSMGILSVLFYAGFYFGLERTSLDKPLLDFLMIECVFIIFVGMALAVIIRAREARVNLERLTKEGQDLMVERAISDKLLKIDALTGLYNHKTFHEYLDSLLEQCESNNLNLQLALFDIDNFKKVNDTYGHWVGDLVLKSVADKVGSMIGLNDFAARYGGEEFAVIFTDKSYSEAYEAVEELRINIARIEHLHAGNNPITVSIGICDYQLGDGKELLFRKTDNALYAAKKRGKNTVVNAFEIHGDEIKSYG; this is encoded by the coding sequence ATGTATTTTGTATTAGAGCCTTATGTTGACGGTGCTCAGATGACGTTAATGATGCCAATTATGGTAGCTCTTATTTATTTTGATTTTAAACTCCTGTGCAGTATGGGGATTTTAAGCGTGTTGTTTTATGCAGGGTTTTATTTTGGATTAGAACGAACATCTCTGGATAAACCGCTGCTTGATTTCTTAATGATAGAGTGTGTATTTATTATATTTGTGGGGATGGCTCTTGCTGTAATTATTCGTGCTCGGGAGGCGCGTGTTAATCTGGAGAGATTAACAAAGGAAGGCCAGGATCTTATGGTGGAGAGGGCAATTTCTGATAAGCTACTGAAGATAGATGCACTCACTGGACTGTATAACCATAAAACCTTTCATGAATATTTGGATTCATTATTGGAGCAATGTGAAAGCAATAATCTTAATTTACAACTGGCTCTTTTTGATATCGATAATTTCAAGAAGGTTAATGATACATACGGACACTGGGTGGGAGATCTTGTACTTAAGTCGGTTGCGGACAAGGTAGGCAGCATGATTGGACTTAATGATTTTGCAGCCCGGTACGGTGGGGAAGAATTTGCGGTGATTTTTACGGACAAAAGTTATTCAGAAGCTTATGAGGCTGTAGAGGAACTGCGGATCAACATTGCCCGAATAGAGCATTTGCACGCTGGAAACAATCCGATTACCGTAAGCATTGGGATATGCGATTATCAGCTTGGTGATGGGAAGGAGCTTCTATTCCGCAAAACGGACAATGCACTTTATGCAGCTAAGAAACGTGGCAAGAACACAGTGGTTAACGCTTTTGAAATTCATGGAGATGAAATTAAGTCTTATGGATAA
- a CDS encoding cupredoxin domain-containing protein has translation MKRVAILLSIVFVIALTACSNSNKNTASNNGNVSEPEIEAETELIITATNYSFDQQEYHLKKGVPVKIIFKNDSGNHGILVPEFELQLSGKKTSKVIVPEEAGTFEMTCSIMCGSGHSGMNAKIIVE, from the coding sequence ATGAAGAGAGTTGCAATACTACTTTCAATTGTGTTTGTTATAGCTCTCACTGCCTGCAGCAACAGCAACAAGAATACAGCTAGCAACAACGGTAATGTATCGGAGCCGGAAATCGAAGCAGAGACAGAACTCATAATTACAGCTACAAATTACAGTTTTGATCAACAAGAATATCACTTGAAAAAAGGTGTCCCCGTCAAAATTATATTTAAAAACGATAGCGGGAATCACGGCATTCTTGTTCCTGAATTCGAACTCCAGCTTAGTGGCAAAAAGACCTCGAAAGTAATTGTCCCCGAGGAAGCTGGTACATTCGAAATGACCTGTTCGATTATGTGCGGATCTGGACATAGCGGTATGAATGCAAAAATCATCGTGGAATAG
- the pheT gene encoding phenylalanine--tRNA ligase subunit beta, giving the protein MKVSTGWLADYTSIEGVTAEKLAEKITAAGIEIDGVERRNKGISGIVTGYVKSKEKHPDADKLNVCIVDAGQGEDLQIVCGAKNVDAGQIVPVALVGAKLPGLDIKKAKLRGVLSQGMICSAKELGLNDKLLPKEQQEGILVLPEGTEIGQDISKVLGLNDEILEFDLTPNRSDCLSMIGAAYEVSAILGRQIKLPDPASELIEISGAAAQSISVKIENEEHCSHYAVRYISGVKPAASPLWIQNRLMAAGIRPINNIVDITNYVMLEYGQPLHAFDADKIEGGELGVRLAHEGEVLTTLDGQERKLEPQMLVIADGAKAVGLAGVMGGLDTEVTAETVNLVLESAKFDGGTVRKTSRQLGLRSEASLRFEKEVDPNAVIPALNRAAVLIARYAGGSVHEGIVQAGTVAVPEKVLTLSLEKLNRYLGTDLSLLEVKTLFGRLQFKCGDTAQGLIEVQVPTRRGDISYDVDLIEEIARLYGYDNIPTTLIEGITTPGALTHKQSLRRELRRLMSHGGYQEVMGYSFIQPEQSKMFPELSEGSQAVKLAMPMSEERSVLRTSLLPQLLDIASYNTNRRQSDLALFEIGNVFFTDEEQLTRQPRELPVLGLLLSGSLTVKQWNVSAQPVDFFDLKGALESVFAHLGLTDKIIYEGDGPEGYHPGRSASVYLLGDEGRVKIGTMGQLHPDLQRKLDLVDTYVAEILLQPLYDNTQSRLQYNELPRFPGMERDIAVVVDSAVPAGDLLASIRANGGTLLQSVQVFDVYTGGKLESGKKSIAISLLYRHGEHTLTDEEVGEVHDKLLSSLQQTFGAELRK; this is encoded by the coding sequence ATGAAAGTATCAACCGGATGGTTGGCTGATTATACATCGATTGAAGGAGTAACCGCCGAGAAGCTAGCGGAGAAGATTACCGCTGCCGGCATTGAGATTGACGGAGTAGAGCGCCGCAATAAAGGGATTTCCGGCATCGTAACTGGCTATGTGAAATCGAAAGAAAAACATCCTGATGCTGATAAGCTTAATGTATGTATCGTGGATGCAGGCCAAGGTGAGGATTTGCAAATCGTCTGTGGCGCAAAAAATGTGGATGCGGGGCAGATTGTTCCTGTAGCTCTTGTTGGCGCTAAGCTGCCAGGACTGGACATCAAAAAAGCGAAGCTACGCGGGGTATTATCACAAGGGATGATTTGCTCGGCTAAAGAATTAGGACTCAATGATAAATTGCTTCCTAAAGAGCAACAAGAAGGAATTCTTGTGCTTCCTGAAGGCACGGAGATCGGTCAAGATATTTCGAAGGTGCTAGGTCTAAATGATGAAATTCTGGAATTCGATCTGACCCCGAACCGTTCAGATTGTCTAAGCATGATTGGTGCAGCTTATGAAGTCAGCGCGATTCTTGGACGCCAGATCAAATTGCCTGATCCAGCGAGCGAATTGATTGAGATAAGCGGCGCAGCTGCTCAATCCATTTCCGTAAAGATTGAGAATGAAGAACACTGCAGTCATTATGCAGTTCGTTATATTTCAGGCGTTAAACCTGCAGCATCACCGCTGTGGATTCAGAATCGTCTGATGGCGGCTGGCATTCGTCCAATTAACAACATCGTGGATATCACTAACTACGTGATGCTCGAATATGGACAGCCGCTGCATGCTTTTGATGCAGATAAAATTGAAGGTGGAGAACTCGGCGTTCGTCTTGCCCATGAAGGCGAAGTCCTGACTACACTTGACGGTCAAGAGCGGAAGCTAGAGCCGCAAATGCTCGTTATCGCTGATGGAGCTAAAGCAGTAGGTCTGGCTGGAGTGATGGGAGGCCTGGATACGGAAGTTACTGCTGAGACGGTAAATCTCGTTCTGGAATCCGCTAAGTTTGATGGAGGAACCGTTCGTAAAACCTCACGTCAACTGGGACTTCGCTCGGAAGCATCCCTTCGTTTCGAGAAAGAAGTGGATCCTAACGCAGTTATCCCTGCATTGAACCGCGCAGCAGTACTTATTGCTCGTTATGCTGGTGGATCTGTACATGAAGGAATTGTGCAAGCAGGAACCGTCGCAGTTCCAGAGAAGGTCCTGACTTTGTCCTTGGAGAAGCTTAACAGGTATCTCGGAACAGATCTGTCCTTGCTGGAAGTGAAGACATTGTTTGGTCGTCTACAATTCAAATGCGGGGATACCGCACAAGGGCTGATTGAAGTTCAGGTGCCAACTAGACGCGGCGATATCAGCTACGATGTTGACCTTATTGAAGAAATTGCTCGACTGTACGGGTATGACAATATTCCAACGACTTTGATTGAAGGAATTACAACGCCAGGAGCATTAACGCATAAGCAATCGCTTCGTCGTGAACTGCGTCGCCTGATGTCGCATGGCGGTTACCAGGAAGTGATGGGGTACTCTTTCATCCAGCCGGAACAAAGCAAAATGTTCCCTGAGTTATCAGAAGGCTCACAAGCGGTTAAGTTGGCTATGCCAATGAGTGAAGAACGCAGCGTACTGCGTACTAGCCTGCTGCCGCAACTTTTGGATATTGCTAGCTACAATACCAACCGTCGTCAAAGCGATCTAGCGTTGTTTGAGATCGGCAATGTCTTCTTCACAGATGAAGAGCAGTTGACTCGTCAGCCGCGTGAACTGCCAGTGCTGGGATTGTTGCTTAGCGGTAGCCTAACAGTGAAGCAATGGAACGTTTCTGCACAGCCTGTTGATTTCTTTGATTTGAAGGGTGCACTGGAATCGGTGTTTGCTCATTTGGGTCTTACAGATAAAATAATCTACGAGGGAGATGGTCCAGAAGGGTATCATCCTGGACGTTCCGCGTCGGTATATTTACTTGGGGACGAAGGTCGTGTGAAGATTGGCACCATGGGCCAGCTCCATCCGGATCTGCAAAGAAAGCTTGATCTAGTGGATACTTATGTAGCTGAGATTCTATTACAGCCACTGTATGATAACACGCAAAGCCGTCTGCAATATAACGAGCTTCCACGTTTCCCAGGAATGGAACGGGATATTGCCGTGGTTGTGGATTCAGCTGTACCTGCGGGCGATCTACTAGCTTCCATCCGTGCGAACGGAGGAACTTTGCTGCAGTCCGTACAAGTATTTGACGTGTACACTGGTGGCAAATTAGAGAGTGGAAAGAAGAGTATTGCGATCTCACTGTTGTATCGTCACGGTGAACATACATTGACAGATGAAGAGGTTGGAGAAGTGCATGATAAGCTATTATCGTCCCTTCAACAAACTTTTGGTGCAGAATTAAGAAAATAG
- the pheS gene encoding phenylalanine--tRNA ligase subunit alpha, with protein MKEKLEALKVEALAKLQEVVDPQVLNDLRVKYLGKKGELTEVLRGMGGLSAEERPVIGQVANQVRSAIEEIIGAKQEAFQQQETQQRLQAEKVDVTLPGRRMQQGGIHPLSRVVQEIEDIFIGMGYRVAEGPEVETDYYNFEALNLPKNHPARDMQDSFYLTDDLLMRTQTSPVQIRTMQAMNGEVPVKIICPGKVFRRDDDDATHSFQFHQIEGLVIGRNIRMSDLKGTLNQFVQEMFGANTGIRLRPSFFPFTEPSVEVDVSCFKCGGDGCRLCKQSGWLEILGAGMVHPNVLKMGGYDPAEYSGFAFGMGVERIAMLKYGIDDIRHFYNNDMSFVKQFKGV; from the coding sequence ATGAAAGAGAAGTTGGAAGCATTGAAGGTTGAGGCGCTGGCTAAGTTGCAGGAGGTTGTGGATCCACAGGTTCTAAATGACCTAAGAGTGAAGTATCTCGGTAAAAAAGGCGAGCTTACAGAAGTTCTACGTGGTATGGGAGGACTTAGTGCTGAGGAGCGTCCGGTTATCGGGCAAGTAGCGAATCAGGTTCGCAGTGCTATTGAGGAGATTATTGGAGCGAAGCAAGAGGCTTTTCAACAGCAGGAGACCCAGCAACGTCTGCAGGCTGAAAAAGTAGACGTAACGCTACCTGGTCGCCGCATGCAGCAAGGGGGCATTCACCCGCTTAGCAGAGTGGTTCAGGAAATCGAGGATATTTTCATTGGTATGGGTTACCGTGTGGCTGAAGGTCCGGAAGTGGAGACCGATTATTATAACTTTGAAGCATTAAATCTGCCTAAAAATCACCCGGCTCGTGATATGCAGGATTCCTTCTATTTGACGGATGATCTGCTCATGCGTACTCAAACGTCTCCGGTACAAATTCGTACTATGCAGGCTATGAACGGTGAAGTTCCAGTTAAAATCATCTGCCCGGGTAAAGTGTTCCGTCGTGATGATGACGATGCAACGCATTCCTTCCAGTTCCATCAAATCGAAGGCTTAGTTATCGGACGCAACATTCGGATGAGTGATCTGAAGGGTACGCTGAATCAATTCGTGCAGGAGATGTTTGGAGCGAATACAGGTATTCGTCTTCGTCCGAGCTTCTTCCCATTCACGGAGCCAAGCGTTGAAGTTGACGTAAGCTGCTTCAAGTGTGGCGGCGATGGCTGCAGACTGTGTAAGCAAAGCGGATGGTTAGAAATCCTTGGCGCGGGCATGGTGCATCCAAATGTTCTGAAAATGGGTGGTTATGATCCAGCTGAATATAGCGGTTTTGCTTTTGGAATGGGTGTTGAGCGGATTGCAATGCTTAAATACGGCATCGATGACATCCGTCATTTCTATAACAACGATATGAGTTTTGTAAAGCAGTTCAAGGGCGTTTAG